A genomic window from Anthocerotibacter panamensis C109 includes:
- a CDS encoding DUF6391 domain-containing protein, translated as MTSSSTATRPAPTSFFNLEALRQCHGLEHGTVWVLSELNPRLTLGGTSTDRGFYIYGPVETLALEAAARQALVRFGQGEESLAVHPRCGTNLSVGMLLTLGLSLGLGSLLPRRPLSQLMGMGLAVYGASVMAQSLGSLAQRHITTAIPRNLEVLSVTPQKDWWGRPAHFVAVRWVS; from the coding sequence ATGACCAGTTCATCCACGGCTACCCGCCCCGCTCCCACTTCCTTTTTCAATCTGGAAGCTCTGCGTCAGTGTCATGGCCTGGAGCACGGCACCGTCTGGGTCCTCTCAGAACTCAATCCGCGCTTGACCTTGGGGGGCACTTCCACCGACCGGGGATTTTACATCTATGGCCCCGTGGAAACCCTGGCGCTAGAAGCAGCCGCGCGACAGGCGTTAGTGCGCTTCGGTCAGGGGGAGGAATCCCTGGCGGTCCACCCGCGCTGTGGCACCAACCTTTCGGTAGGAATGCTCCTCACCCTTGGGCTGTCCCTGGGTTTGGGGAGCCTCCTGCCGCGCCGTCCACTCTCGCAACTGATGGGTATGGGGCTTGCGGTCTATGGGGCTTCGGTGATGGCTCAATCCCTGGGGAGTCTAGCCCAACGCCATATCACGACGGCTATCCCGCGCAATCTGGAAGTCCTTAGTGTCACACCCCAAAAAGATTGGTGGGGACGTCCGGCCCATTTTGTTGCGGTGCGCTGGGTCAGTTAG
- a CDS encoding DUF6930 domain-containing protein: protein MLTDIQAQAIQRLPRTTHVWQGDLRALDSLASVRGIDGGLTGVFWIDEATAAPRSVHPCVVTHDHQKPPLILEGLIEALLSPIQGNPVRPRQLVVCRREYQFYLRGVLQNFDIQVEYRPQLPLMDEVLVFLAEQMGGGRRFLPRIPDDLPEDQVLRPQDYARLRDLYQQTVALWRRAPWNYLAERPPLVITLNQWGIKTLQASILGATELQVGVVFYYNRADCDNRTPHDDGIGLRSYDALYLHFQPEEEVSLSLVELYQTHHWPQPNQNTFVEVGRVVKGQGLRPLGRTEVLIVQTALSALNLFLSKQGRRLREQPNQKTTYTCSVPHPQDGGKLPIWVEYEPLPVAPLELVPWSGLVRDDLFPEGMSVLYEVIPWSTVSMLEVVAGVSRPAPRDVPMGTLGFPVVMLALKTRAAQKVCQRLLDENFLGVVFAQQIEGGEVVDFTMVTTQRGGGYLVLDMEHEREHRAELQKFQQAQRLCQGGHGLVIIKDRRGSSFDPEDVVGIFTCNGVTDLDLQLLQESFPE from the coding sequence GTGTTGACAGACATTCAAGCCCAAGCTATCCAGCGCCTGCCCCGCACGACCCATGTCTGGCAAGGGGACTTGCGTGCTCTGGATTCCCTGGCCTCCGTACGCGGCATTGATGGAGGCTTGACGGGGGTGTTCTGGATCGACGAAGCAACGGCAGCCCCACGGTCGGTTCATCCTTGTGTAGTCACCCATGACCATCAAAAGCCTCCTCTTATCTTGGAGGGGTTGATTGAAGCGCTCCTGAGTCCGATTCAGGGAAATCCCGTCCGCCCCAGGCAGTTGGTGGTCTGCCGCCGCGAGTACCAATTCTATTTGCGCGGCGTCCTCCAAAACTTTGATATTCAGGTGGAGTACCGGCCCCAATTGCCCTTGATGGATGAGGTTCTGGTCTTTTTGGCCGAGCAGATGGGCGGGGGGCGTCGCTTTTTGCCCAGGATTCCTGACGATCTGCCCGAGGACCAAGTCCTCAGACCCCAGGACTATGCCCGACTGAGAGACCTGTACCAGCAAACTGTGGCCCTTTGGCGGCGTGCCCCCTGGAACTACCTTGCCGAGAGGCCGCCCCTTGTCATCACCCTCAACCAATGGGGTATCAAGACGCTCCAAGCGAGCATCTTGGGTGCGACTGAACTGCAAGTGGGCGTGGTCTTTTATTACAACCGCGCGGACTGCGACAACCGCACTCCCCACGACGACGGTATTGGTTTGCGTTCCTACGATGCCCTCTACCTACATTTTCAGCCGGAGGAAGAGGTCTCGCTATCGTTAGTTGAGCTCTACCAAACCCATCACTGGCCGCAGCCCAACCAAAACACTTTTGTGGAGGTGGGTCGTGTGGTCAAAGGACAGGGTTTACGTCCTTTGGGCCGGACTGAAGTACTCATCGTCCAGACTGCCCTGAGTGCCCTCAACCTCTTCTTGAGCAAGCAGGGCCGCCGTCTGCGCGAACAGCCCAACCAGAAAACCACCTATACCTGTAGTGTGCCCCATCCGCAGGACGGGGGTAAACTCCCTATCTGGGTGGAATACGAGCCCTTGCCGGTGGCTCCATTGGAGCTGGTGCCCTGGAGCGGGCTGGTCCGCGACGACCTCTTCCCGGAAGGTATGTCCGTCCTCTACGAAGTCATTCCCTGGTCTACCGTCTCGATGCTAGAAGTCGTCGCCGGGGTCTCCCGTCCTGCGCCTCGGGATGTGCCGATGGGGACTTTGGGCTTCCCCGTGGTGATGCTTGCCCTCAAAACTCGAGCTGCGCAGAAGGTCTGTCAGCGCCTGCTGGACGAAAATTTCCTCGGGGTGGTCTTTGCACAGCAGATTGAGGGGGGAGAAGTCGTGGACTTTACGATGGTGACCACCCAGCGCGGGGGGGGCTATCTGGTGCTAGACATGGAGCATGAACGGGAGCACCGCGCCGAACTCCAAAAATTCCAGCAGGCACAACGGCTCTGTCAGGGAGGCCATGGACTGGTTATCATCAAGGACCGTCGGGGGTCTTCCTTTGACCCTGAAGATGTGGTCGGTATCTTTACATGCAATGGGGTGACGGACCTCGATTTACAGTTGTTGCAAGAGTCTTTCCCAGAGTAA
- a CDS encoding M14 family metallopeptidase, producing MDQYTVGQIALPMGGQVHLQQLEFGKGSALLSVVSGVHGDEYNGLGVCARLARFLRLVEEKQTPYHLQGRIRLLPAANALALTVGERTWPVDHTDLNRLFPGYVAGEATQRLAHLIFEAVRPSQLCVDIHSGGAMAEWPQVRSFSDHPHLVQTCLAAGLPLAWVRSLREVAQSRDMEVVGVRQGTLSTTLQYIGVDSLVLAAGRAQQLDPQLCEILQEGILRLALHLGILRGPELRPRSPIHQVRSLRLVFAERAGLWLPLVALGEQVRRYQPLGEVIDPLTGLVLQQVTASISGQVMSQRSQPLVNSGSLLSRIAMI from the coding sequence GTGGACCAGTATACCGTCGGTCAAATTGCCCTTCCAATGGGAGGTCAGGTACATCTCCAGCAGTTGGAGTTTGGGAAGGGCTCTGCCCTGCTCAGTGTGGTGAGTGGCGTGCATGGGGATGAATATAACGGACTTGGGGTCTGTGCTCGTCTTGCCAGATTTTTGCGGCTGGTAGAAGAAAAGCAGACGCCCTACCACCTCCAAGGTCGCATCCGCTTGTTGCCTGCTGCCAATGCATTGGCGCTCACGGTCGGGGAGCGCACTTGGCCCGTGGACCACACTGATTTGAATCGTCTCTTTCCCGGATATGTGGCTGGCGAAGCGACGCAGCGGTTGGCCCATCTCATTTTTGAGGCGGTGCGTCCTTCTCAGCTCTGTGTGGACATCCACAGCGGCGGGGCGATGGCTGAATGGCCGCAGGTGCGTTCTTTTAGCGACCATCCCCATCTTGTGCAGACCTGTCTGGCGGCGGGGCTTCCCTTGGCTTGGGTGCGCTCCTTGCGAGAAGTGGCACAGTCGCGGGACATGGAAGTGGTGGGGGTGCGTCAGGGAACCTTGAGTACGACGCTACAGTACATCGGGGTGGATAGCTTGGTGCTAGCAGCAGGTCGTGCCCAGCAGTTGGACCCCCAGCTATGCGAGATCTTGCAAGAAGGTATTCTCCGACTAGCGCTTCATTTGGGGATCTTGCGCGGTCCTGAACTGCGTCCCCGTTCGCCCATTCACCAAGTGCGTAGCCTGCGTTTGGTCTTTGCCGAACGAGCAGGGCTGTGGCTCCCTTTAGTCGCCCTCGGAGAACAAGTCCGCCGCTACCAACCCCTCGGAGAAGTCATCGACCCCCTCACCGGTCTCGTCCTACAGCAAGTCACCGCGTCTATCTCCGGTCAAGTCATGAGCCAGCGCAGCCAGCCTCTAGTAAACAGTGGTTCCCTGCTCAGTCGGATTGCCATGATTTGA
- the hslO gene encoding Hsp33 family molecular chaperone HslO has translation MADQLIRATAAQGRIQAIGILSTRLVEEARVRHRLSKVATAALGRTMTAGLLLSCSLKSEEARVNVRVLGDGPLGGIFVDAGADGTVRGYVKNPSIELPPNALGKLDVGKAVGSTGYLHVVKDLGYGYPYSGTVELVSGEIGDDITQYLASSEQTASAALLGVFVSAQGVEASGGILIQLLPSEDQEELAQWLEERLTTVQGITTYLRAGKGLTTILEEILGEQELEFFSEVKLLRFNCNCSAERVLGALKMLGTAELEDMIAQDNGAEATCHFCNEIYQITATQLDKLIADIEQESAP, from the coding sequence ATGGCAGATCAGTTAATTCGCGCGACCGCAGCCCAGGGGCGGATACAGGCTATTGGTATCCTCAGTACCCGGCTGGTGGAGGAGGCCCGTGTCCGTCATCGCCTCTCCAAGGTTGCGACTGCGGCTTTAGGCCGGACCATGACCGCCGGACTGCTTTTGAGCTGTAGCCTCAAGTCTGAAGAGGCAAGGGTCAACGTCCGGGTCCTGGGAGATGGTCCGCTGGGGGGCATTTTTGTGGATGCCGGGGCGGATGGGACCGTGCGCGGCTATGTGAAGAATCCCTCCATTGAACTTCCTCCCAATGCCTTGGGTAAGCTGGATGTGGGCAAAGCTGTCGGGAGCACCGGCTATCTCCATGTGGTGAAAGACCTGGGCTACGGCTATCCCTATTCGGGAACTGTGGAGCTGGTCTCCGGTGAAATTGGCGATGATATCACCCAGTACTTGGCCTCTTCAGAACAGACGGCTTCGGCGGCGCTGTTGGGGGTCTTTGTCAGCGCTCAGGGGGTCGAGGCGTCTGGAGGCATCCTGATTCAACTGTTGCCCTCGGAAGACCAGGAAGAATTGGCTCAGTGGCTGGAGGAACGGCTCACCACGGTCCAAGGCATCACCACCTACCTACGGGCGGGCAAGGGGCTCACGACGATTTTAGAAGAGATTTTGGGGGAGCAAGAGTTGGAGTTTTTCTCGGAAGTAAAACTCCTGCGTTTTAATTGCAACTGCTCCGCCGAGCGGGTCTTGGGTGCGCTCAAAATGCTCGGGACCGCTGAACTAGAGGATATGATCGCCCAAGACAACGGGGCTGAAGCCACCTGCCACTTCTGTAACGAGATTTATCAAATCACAGCAACCCAGTTGGATAAACTGATTGCAGACATCGAGCAGGAATCCGCGCCCTAA
- the gcvT gene encoding glycine cleavage system aminomethyltransferase GcvT, producing MNSTPLAPYYPPHRLVEFAGWQMPVFFEGVLKEHHAVRQAVGLFDIAHMGKFILSAPLAELESLVPSSLGKLQPGQAQYTLLLNEAGGILDDVIFYYLGGDRWRVIVNAATRAKDFAWIQGHLALGRVHDESDDYILLALQGPKAGLTLQQLCTEDLSTWERFGHGTATILGQPVWLARTGYTGEDGFEILLPSTAGITLWQELLSRGCTPCGLGCRDSLRLEAAMHLYGQDMDEQTNPLEAGLGWVIGKEKRDFIGREALERAKEKGLSCRLVGLQMQGRGIARHGYEIVSAGEVIGVVTSGGPSPTLNCNIALGYVPAEQAKLGTQLAIRIRNQEVPAVIVKRPFYKRD from the coding sequence GTGAACAGTACCCCCCTTGCGCCTTACTATCCGCCGCATCGTCTGGTTGAATTTGCCGGTTGGCAGATGCCTGTTTTCTTTGAAGGGGTGCTCAAGGAGCATCATGCGGTGCGTCAGGCGGTGGGTCTTTTTGACATCGCCCATATGGGTAAGTTTATCCTGAGCGCTCCTCTTGCTGAACTGGAGTCGCTGGTGCCCTCCTCTTTGGGCAAACTCCAGCCGGGGCAGGCTCAGTACACCCTCTTACTCAATGAAGCGGGGGGCATTCTGGATGATGTCATTTTTTACTATCTCGGTGGGGACCGATGGCGGGTCATTGTCAATGCCGCGACCCGAGCTAAAGATTTTGCCTGGATTCAGGGGCACCTCGCGCTGGGAAGGGTGCACGACGAGTCGGATGACTACATACTGTTAGCCCTTCAGGGACCTAAGGCTGGGCTTACGCTCCAGCAACTGTGTACCGAGGACTTGAGCACATGGGAGCGCTTTGGTCACGGGACAGCCACGATCCTGGGTCAGCCGGTCTGGCTAGCCCGAACGGGCTACACCGGGGAGGATGGCTTTGAAATCCTGCTGCCATCAACCGCAGGCATTACCCTGTGGCAAGAACTCCTCAGCCGGGGCTGCACCCCTTGCGGGTTGGGTTGTCGCGACAGTCTGCGCCTGGAGGCCGCTATGCACCTCTATGGACAGGACATGGACGAACAGACCAACCCTCTGGAAGCGGGGTTGGGTTGGGTTATCGGTAAAGAAAAGAGAGACTTTATTGGACGTGAAGCTCTGGAGCGGGCCAAAGAAAAGGGCCTCTCTTGTCGGCTGGTGGGTCTGCAAATGCAGGGGCGGGGTATTGCCCGTCATGGCTACGAAATTGTCAGCGCGGGAGAAGTGATAGGAGTGGTGACCAGTGGTGGCCCTTCCCCGACCCTCAACTGCAACATTGCGCTGGGTTATGTGCCCGCAGAACAGGCCAAATTGGGAACCCAACTAGCTATCCGCATCCGCAACCAAGAGGTACCTGCGGTGATTGTGAAGCGACCCTTTTACAAGCGGGACTAA
- the alaS gene encoding alanine--tRNA ligase → MLTYLAGAQIRRAFLDFYQARGHMPLPSASLIPEDPTVLLTIAGMLPFKPIFLGQQERPAPRVTTAQKCVRTNDIENVGRTARHHTFFEMLGNFSFGDYFKKDAITWAWELLTQVYNLPCEQLWVSVYEEDDEAFALWHNAVGIPPHRIQRMGEDSNFWVSGPTGPCGPCSEIYFDFHPELGETGIDLDDDTRFLEIYNLVFMQYNRDAQGVLTPLAQQNIDTGLGLERLAQVLQGVPNNYETDLVFPILAKAAELCSLDYYQASAEQKRHLKVIGDHIRAVVHLIGDGLIPSNLGRGYILRRLIRRAIRYGRLLDIRGVFTPILADVVVDLYTEAYPALVEKAHWVQQVLLQEENKFRKTLETGERMLGQILAECPEQISGQALFKLYDTYGFPPELTEEVAQEQGIPVDWTGYRETMQEAVERSQSAHQTIDLTQGGVLAELAELGQTTFLGYLQTYGTGLVLSLLAEEQPVAQVAAGAEVRVVLDRSPFYAESGGQIGDRGYLSSSSGRIRILDVQKQGDLIFHRGQVEEGTVRLGDTLEARVDEDLRRRAQAHHTATHLLQAALKAVVDPNISQAGSLVAFDRLRFDFNCPRALTETEVEATETLVNRWVAEAHTLQVEVMPIAEAKHRGAVAMFGEKYGAEVRVIDVPGVSMELCGGTHVRNTAEIGLFKIMTETGVATGVRRIEAVAGAAVLDYLKTRDRITRQLSNEFKVTVEEVPGRVATLQGELKRTQKEVEQLRSELALTRVMALADQAHDVGDKKILTAQIPDTNPDALKGAAERLLQKLGEGAVVLASAAEGKVTFVVAFSPALVKAGQNAGKFIGQVAGNFGARGGGRPNLAQAGGIPLDQVNEALRYAEQLLRG, encoded by the coding sequence GTGCTGACTTACCTTGCTGGAGCACAAATTCGTAGGGCGTTCTTGGATTTTTACCAAGCACGGGGGCATATGCCGCTGCCGAGTGCTTCGCTCATCCCCGAAGACCCGACCGTGTTGTTGACCATCGCCGGGATGTTGCCCTTCAAACCCATTTTTTTGGGTCAGCAAGAGCGCCCCGCCCCCCGCGTCACCACCGCCCAAAAGTGCGTGCGCACCAACGACATCGAGAACGTGGGCCGTACCGCGCGCCACCATACGTTTTTTGAGATGTTGGGGAATTTTTCTTTTGGCGATTATTTTAAAAAAGACGCTATCACCTGGGCTTGGGAACTCTTGACTCAAGTCTATAACCTGCCTTGCGAACAGCTTTGGGTGAGCGTGTACGAGGAAGATGACGAGGCTTTTGCTCTGTGGCACAACGCAGTAGGAATCCCCCCGCATCGCATTCAGCGCATGGGCGAGGACTCTAACTTCTGGGTCTCCGGTCCAACGGGTCCGTGCGGTCCTTGTTCGGAGATTTACTTCGACTTCCATCCTGAGTTGGGCGAGACCGGGATTGACCTCGACGACGATACGCGCTTTCTGGAGATCTACAACCTCGTCTTTATGCAGTACAATCGGGACGCTCAGGGCGTTCTGACCCCCTTAGCCCAGCAGAATATCGATACGGGTTTGGGTTTGGAGCGTCTGGCGCAAGTGCTTCAGGGCGTCCCTAACAATTATGAGACCGATTTGGTCTTCCCAATTCTGGCAAAAGCCGCCGAACTCTGTAGTCTGGATTATTATCAGGCCAGCGCCGAGCAAAAGCGCCACCTCAAGGTCATCGGCGACCACATCCGCGCTGTAGTCCACCTGATTGGGGACGGACTGATTCCCTCAAACCTGGGCCGGGGCTACATCCTACGCCGTCTAATCCGCCGCGCTATCCGCTATGGACGCCTGCTCGACATCCGCGGAGTCTTTACCCCCATCCTCGCTGACGTGGTGGTGGACCTCTACACTGAAGCCTATCCGGCCCTAGTCGAGAAAGCTCATTGGGTCCAGCAAGTGCTCTTGCAGGAGGAAAATAAATTCCGCAAGACGCTGGAGACGGGCGAGCGGATGCTGGGGCAAATCCTGGCTGAGTGCCCCGAGCAGATCTCCGGTCAGGCGCTCTTCAAGCTCTATGACACCTACGGCTTCCCGCCTGAATTGACCGAAGAAGTAGCGCAGGAGCAAGGAATTCCCGTGGATTGGACCGGCTACCGGGAGACGATGCAAGAGGCGGTCGAACGCTCACAATCGGCACACCAGACCATTGATCTTACGCAGGGCGGAGTTCTGGCGGAGTTGGCGGAACTAGGGCAGACTACCTTTCTAGGCTATCTTCAGACCTATGGCACTGGATTGGTCTTGAGCTTACTGGCAGAGGAGCAGCCTGTGGCGCAGGTTGCTGCCGGGGCTGAAGTCCGTGTTGTCCTTGACAGGTCGCCCTTCTATGCCGAGTCCGGGGGGCAGATTGGGGACCGGGGCTACTTGAGCAGTTCCTCAGGCCGAATCCGCATCTTGGATGTACAAAAACAGGGTGACCTCATCTTCCATCGCGGGCAGGTAGAGGAAGGGACCGTGCGCCTCGGAGACACGCTGGAGGCGCGGGTGGATGAGGATCTGCGTCGCCGTGCTCAAGCACATCACACCGCGACCCACCTGTTGCAGGCTGCGCTCAAAGCAGTCGTAGACCCCAATATTTCCCAGGCTGGTTCGCTCGTCGCCTTTGACCGCTTACGCTTTGACTTCAACTGCCCACGTGCCCTCACCGAAACCGAAGTAGAAGCGACCGAGACCTTGGTCAACCGCTGGGTCGCTGAGGCCCATACCCTACAGGTCGAGGTCATGCCCATTGCCGAAGCTAAGCACCGGGGGGCGGTCGCTATGTTTGGGGAGAAATACGGAGCAGAAGTGCGCGTGATCGATGTACCCGGTGTGAGCATGGAACTGTGCGGCGGGACCCATGTGCGCAACACCGCCGAGATCGGCTTGTTTAAAATCATGACGGAGACTGGCGTAGCAACCGGCGTGCGTAGGATCGAGGCGGTGGCGGGAGCGGCAGTCCTGGACTACCTCAAGACCCGCGACCGCATCACCCGACAATTGAGCAACGAATTCAAAGTCACCGTCGAGGAAGTTCCGGGGCGCGTCGCTACCCTCCAAGGCGAATTGAAGCGCACCCAAAAAGAAGTGGAGCAACTGCGCTCAGAACTCGCCCTCACGCGGGTCATGGCGCTTGCCGACCAAGCCCACGACGTAGGAGATAAAAAGATCCTCACCGCCCAAATCCCCGACACCAACCCCGATGCGCTCAAGGGTGCTGCCGAACGCCTACTACAAAAGTTGGGCGAAGGCGCTGTGGTGCTTGCTTCTGCTGCTGAGGGCAAAGTCACCTTCGTGGTCGCCTTCAGTCCGGCCCTAGTCAAAGCAGGCCAGAACGCCGGAAAATTTATCGGGCAAGTGGCCGGGAATTTTGGAGCACGCGGTGGGGGACGGCCCAATCTGGCGCAAGCGGGGGGCATTCCTCTAGACCAAGTGAATGAAGCGCTGCGCTACGCCGAACAGCTCCTTAGAGGCTAG
- a CDS encoding retroviral-like aspartic protease family protein: MQRRVVLGSLGLLVWGGLAAHAEVSIPLEPGRLQAKATAVISGQTVTFIVDTGASGSVVTEETFALLNLDQSEAEYARSRLADGRTVTSRVARLHDIQLGSFTLPYASAKVGGVNLLGMDVLGRYRIILDAPSNQFILQDPQSERWEPAGTYTDFPYNPRRFKVPIQVTINGTPVNLLLDTGATTTNLSNRIVSALDLPEQGRSSATVADGKTVAARLVRIDTLTIGDLSAHNVAAMVLDGAIGQRGFDGLLGYNFLRNFRMILDPSSGRGYLQQI; this comes from the coding sequence ATGCAGCGGCGCGTGGTGCTGGGGAGCTTGGGACTTCTAGTCTGGGGTGGGTTAGCCGCCCATGCTGAGGTGAGTATTCCCTTGGAGCCGGGGCGCTTGCAGGCCAAAGCGACCGCTGTGATCAGCGGTCAAACGGTTACGTTTATCGTGGATACCGGAGCCAGTGGGAGTGTGGTCACAGAGGAGACGTTTGCCCTGTTGAACCTGGATCAATCCGAAGCTGAATATGCCCGCTCCCGCTTGGCAGACGGGCGGACGGTGACCAGTCGGGTCGCCCGCTTGCACGATATCCAACTGGGTAGCTTTACCCTTCCCTATGCCTCAGCAAAGGTGGGGGGGGTCAATCTGCTGGGCATGGATGTACTGGGGCGCTATCGCATCATTCTGGATGCCCCGAGCAATCAATTTATTCTCCAGGACCCCCAAAGTGAGCGCTGGGAGCCCGCCGGGACCTACACTGACTTCCCTTATAATCCTCGCCGTTTCAAGGTCCCAATCCAAGTCACCATCAATGGCACCCCGGTGAATTTGCTTCTGGACACCGGAGCGACTACCACCAACCTCTCTAACCGGATTGTGAGTGCCCTCGATTTGCCGGAACAGGGGCGGTCCAGTGCCACGGTCGCGGATGGGAAGACAGTAGCTGCGCGGCTCGTTCGCATCGATACCCTGACCATCGGCGATTTGAGCGCCCACAATGTCGCAGCCATGGTCCTGGATGGGGCGATTGGTCAGCGGGGTTTTGATGGGTTATTGGGATATAACTTCCTGCGCAATTTTCGGATGATCCTGGACCCCAGCAGCGGGCGGGGCTACTTGCAACAGATCTAA
- the crcB gene encoding fluoride efflux transporter CrcB: protein MPKILLPLLAVMFGGGVGSVLRFGLGLWSVKVFGADFPVATLLINWVGSLLLGLLLGLNEGVPFSLNTRLLLTTGLCGGFTTFSTFSVEALVLYERGAVGLGWIYLLGTVVGGLGCAWTGLTLGRVL, encoded by the coding sequence ATGCCGAAGATTCTCTTGCCCCTACTTGCTGTGATGTTCGGTGGGGGTGTGGGTTCGGTGCTGCGCTTTGGGCTGGGGCTATGGTCGGTGAAGGTTTTCGGGGCTGATTTCCCGGTGGCGACGCTCTTGATCAATTGGGTGGGCTCGCTGCTGTTGGGGCTCTTGTTGGGGCTCAATGAGGGCGTGCCCTTCTCGCTCAATACGCGCCTATTGTTGACAACGGGGCTTTGTGGGGGCTTCACGACGTTCAGTACGTTCAGTGTCGAGGCGCTGGTGCTCTATGAGCGGGGGGCTGTGGGCTTGGGATGGATTTATTTGTTGGGGACAGTGGTGGGGGGATTGGGGTGTGCGTGGACGGGTTTGACCTTGGGACGGGTGCTCTGA
- a CDS encoding vitamin K epoxide reductase family protein has product MSTGARYWNSLRLWHTVLALGGIGVTGFLTYEKFTAGTGLVCGPGGGCSVVLSSPYASVGPLPLTVFGLGLYGSVLVLALWSPNRLPWAGVGLWVLANLGAGFSGYLMSLLAFEIRAFCPYCLASAMLLATLWLTQLITQKECRSPRGLILGFTVISLVALGALGLHEVQKNAPPPVPADYGIRSQ; this is encoded by the coding sequence ATGAGCACTGGCGCACGGTATTGGAATTCTCTGCGGCTTTGGCACACGGTTTTGGCCCTGGGCGGAATTGGGGTCACAGGCTTTTTGACCTATGAAAAATTTACGGCAGGTACAGGGCTGGTCTGTGGTCCCGGTGGGGGATGCAGCGTGGTCTTGAGCAGTCCCTATGCCAGCGTTGGGCCACTCCCTCTCACGGTGTTTGGGTTGGGACTCTATGGGTCGGTCTTAGTCCTCGCGCTGTGGTCGCCGAACCGTCTTCCCTGGGCGGGGGTGGGTCTATGGGTGCTTGCAAACCTAGGGGCGGGATTTAGTGGCTATCTGATGTCCTTATTGGCCTTCGAGATCCGGGCTTTTTGTCCTTACTGCCTTGCCTCTGCCATGCTCTTGGCGACGCTTTGGCTGACACAGCTCATCACCCAAAAAGAATGCCGTAGCCCCCGCGGGCTAATACTTGGGTTCACGGTTATCAGCTTGGTGGCTTTGGGGGCTTTGGGGCTCCATGAGGTCCAAAAAAATGCTCCGCCTCCGGTCCCGGCGGACTACGGTATTCGCAGTCAATAA
- a CDS encoding peptidylprolyl isomerase: MAPGVAAPVKPLTMADVLAASQPSDWRPLDPENTLYLELATGRVVIELKPAFAPHHTANIKALVREGYFDGLAVLRVQDNYVVQWGDPDADDKDKQRPVKKAQRTLTAEFTIALTQDLPFTRLPDADGYAPEVGFSDGFPAARDPKTGRAWLAHCYGMVGVGRDNDPDSGGGTELYAVIGNAPRHLDRNITLVGRVVQGIELLSALPRGTGALGFYEKPQQRVPIQSVRLAADVSARTNLEVLRTDTSTFTALVASRRNRQDNWYKVPAGYVELCNVPLVVRPATRR; the protein is encoded by the coding sequence ATGGCTCCCGGAGTCGCAGCACCCGTCAAACCGCTCACTATGGCCGATGTGTTGGCAGCGTCGCAGCCTTCCGACTGGCGGCCTCTAGATCCAGAAAACACCCTCTATCTGGAGCTGGCTACAGGGCGTGTGGTGATTGAGTTAAAGCCTGCTTTTGCCCCGCACCATACCGCCAATATCAAAGCATTGGTGCGCGAGGGCTATTTCGATGGTCTTGCGGTCCTTCGGGTACAGGATAACTACGTGGTGCAGTGGGGTGATCCCGATGCGGATGACAAGGACAAACAGCGCCCCGTCAAGAAGGCTCAGCGTACTTTGACCGCTGAGTTCACCATCGCGCTAACCCAAGACCTGCCCTTTACGCGACTGCCTGACGCCGATGGCTACGCGCCTGAGGTGGGTTTTTCGGATGGCTTCCCTGCCGCACGTGACCCCAAGACAGGTCGGGCGTGGCTGGCTCATTGCTATGGAATGGTAGGGGTGGGCCGCGATAACGATCCAGACTCCGGGGGTGGCACTGAACTGTATGCTGTGATTGGCAATGCACCGCGCCATCTGGACCGCAACATTACGCTAGTCGGGCGTGTGGTACAGGGTATCGAGTTACTCTCTGCCCTGCCGCGCGGCACGGGTGCCCTTGGGTTTTACGAAAAGCCCCAACAGCGTGTGCCGATCCAATCCGTGCGCTTGGCTGCGGATGTGTCAGCACGCACTAACTTGGAGGTACTCCGCACTGACACATCGACTTTTACGGCCTTGGTCGCATCACGGCGCAATCGGCAAGACAATTGGTACAAAGTCCCGGCGGGGTACGTGGAGCTGTGCAATGTGCCCCTGGTAGTTCGACCGGCTACCCGCCGCTGA